The genomic stretch CTCTAATACCAGCTTCTCAAATTGCTAAGGCTGCAACAAGATATACTGCCGTAGATTCAAATAATGTCTCTTGGACATATACCTTATATGCAGGTAATGCAACAGATGTACGATTAGCTAGCAATGTTAGTGGCCAATTAAACGTACCGTATTTCTTAGATGGATATCTTGTAACATCTGCTTCTGGATATAAATCCGGTAATAACGTGTATACATTTCTAATGAATTATGGAGCAAACGTAACATCTGTAGTTTTTCCATTCACATTGCTTGAGATAGGAGACTATGCATTATATAACAGAGACAAAATAACTTCTGTTTATATTCCTGAAGGAGTAACCAAAATTGGCTACATGGCATTTTATAGCATGGGTGCTCTTAAATCTATTGATCTACCAAGCACATTAACTACCCTTGGTTATTCAGCACTTGGTAATAGTTCTTTAACTACATTAAAAATTCCAGGAAATATAACATCTTGGGGAGATTATTATAACAAATATTCTACTTCTGATGTATATTTACAAAGGCTATGTATCAGTTCAGCTTCACTTACAACTGTAGAAATAGAGCCAGGTATAACTGTTATTCCACAAGCTATGTTTTATAATTGTAAAGCATTAAAAAGTATTTCAATTCCATATAGTGTAACAAGTATTGAAGACAATGCATTTAATAATTGTACCTATTTAAGCCAAATAATTATTCCATCTAGTGTAACTAATATAGGTAAATTAGCATTTAACTTATGTGATGGAATGGGTAAGATTTTTATTTTGAACCCAGATGCTACCATCTATGATAGCAAACAGACTATTAGTACAGCTTCTATTATTTATGGATACAGCGGTTCAACAGCAGAATCATATGCATTAAAGTATAATAGGACTTTTATTCCTCTTGGCTAATACCAACATCAAAACATCAAATTTATTTAATAAAATAAGTCTTGTGATTTGCTCAATTTAGAGTAATTTACATGGCTTATTTTTTATAAAGTCACACTAAAATTAAATTCGTCAACCACTTAATTCACGGTCTATACTCACATCCATAACAAGCATTTCTATAATCTAATATAAAATACATA from Anaerocolumna sp. AGMB13020 encodes the following:
- a CDS encoding leucine-rich repeat domain-containing protein; the encoded protein is MKKYLKNLLLSLMCIVVITTLIPASQIAKAATRYTAVDSNNVSWTYTLYAGNATDVRLASNVSGQLNVPYFLDGYLVTSASGYKSGNNVYTFLMNYGANVTSVVFPFTLLEIGDYALYNRDKITSVYIPEGVTKIGYMAFYSMGALKSIDLPSTLTTLGYSALGNSSLTTLKIPGNITSWGDYYNKYSTSDVYLQRLCISSASLTTVEIEPGITVIPQAMFYNCKALKSISIPYSVTSIEDNAFNNCTYLSQIIIPSSVTNIGKLAFNLCDGMGKIFILNPDATIYDSKQTISTASIIYGYSGSTAESYALKYNRTFIPLG